In one window of Oryza sativa Japonica Group chromosome 9, ASM3414082v1 DNA:
- the LOC4346681 gene encoding uncharacterized protein, with product MGTEAEAAEVVESVSDLAVQDPPGEEFSAADLRWVKYASSEHQRDDVALIPYERMDAFIAGECSNPECPTRFHIERGRKRDRGTLREVRSDDYLLYRMYWCSFGPENYGEGGTILPSRKYRLNTRNRAARPQSMRGCTCHFAIKRLYARPSLVLIIYHERRHINKSGFICHGPLDRDAIGPGARRVPYVGSEIQQQTMSLIYLGVPEENILQTHMEGIHRYCGSDAKVDSLASQYVQKLGMIIKRSTHELDLDDQASIRMWVDRNKKSVFYYQDSTDTDAFVLGIQTEWQLQQMIRFGHQDLLASHSSFGVSKLKYPLHTLLVFDSRQHALPVAWIITRSVTKQDTLRWMKALTERIYSVDSTWRIGGFVIDDPASELDPIRDVFSCPILFSLWHIRRTWLKNIIKKCSNSEVQREMFMQLGKVMYSIWSEKNPMDALEQLFQDFVDQTTFIQYFKSFWVPKLEMWIDTIRSLPLASQESSGTIEGYHLKLKVKAYDDSQLDALQRVDWLVHKLTTELHSSYWLNLYADESGSFPEVKAEYIASTSWHRALQIPDDAVIFDDKEPFSAKVTSQKDTSQMWTVWNPGSEFSLCDCSWSMQGNLCKHIIKVNMMCGPRKDFQPSLSFQSFQRVLLDLWQKPMDDSFSLDLSVAWVMQMQERIQKVTELATADGIAEVSNRLPIQWTNKKGRKVAAKRTSPLRVLPHSNGIVQKDFTPKKNRKRKRLSTVSG from the exons ATGgggacggaggcggaggcggcggaggtggtggagtcGGTGAGCGACCTCGCCGTGCAGGACCCTCCCGGGGAGGAGTTCTCCGCGGCGGACCTCCGGTGGGTCAAGTACGCGAGCTCCGAGCACCAGCGGGACGACGTGGCGCTCATCCCCTACGAGCGGATGGACGCCTTCATCGCCGGCGAATGCAGCAACCCGGAGTGCCCCACGCGCTTCCACATCGAGCGCGGCCGCAAGCGCGACCGCGGCACCCTCCGGGAGGTCAGGAGCGACGACTACCTTCTCTACAGGAT GTACTGGTGCTCGTTCGGCCCGGAGAATTACGGCGAGGGAGGGACGATCTTGCCGAGCAGGAAGTATAGGCTCAACACGAGGAATCGTGCCGCTCGTCCGCAGTCGATGCGTGGCTGCACCTGCCACTTTGCCATCAAGCGGCTATATGCCCGCCCGTCCCTGGTGCTCATTATCTACCATGAGAGGCGGCATATCAACAAGTCTGGTTTCATATGCCATGGTCCCTTGGACCGGGACGCCATTGGGCCGGGTGCCAGGAGGGTGCCGTATGTGGGGAGCGAGATCCAGCAGCAGACCATGTCGCTGATTTACCTTGGTGTGCCGGAGGAGAACATCCTGCAGACACATATGGAAGGGATACATCGTTACTGCGGCTCGGACGCGAAGGTTGATAGCCTCGCTTCACAGTATGTCCAGAAGCTTGGGATGATCATCAAGAGGTCTACGCATGAGCTGGATCTTGATGACCAGGCTAGCATCAGAATGTGGGTTGATAGGAACAAGAAGTCTGTGTTCTACTACCAGGATTCGACGGATACAGATGCATTTGTTCTAGGGATCCAGACAGAGTGGCAACTGCAGCAGATGATTCGCTTTGGTCATCAGGATCTTTTGGCTTCTCATTCCTCGTTTGGTGTTAGCAAGCTGAAG TATCCATTGCACACACTCCTTGTCTTTGACTCAAGACAACATGCTCTACCTGTTGCGTGGATTATAACCCGATCAGTTACCAAGCAAGACACTTTGAGATGGATGAAAGCACTTACTGAGAGAATATATTCTGTTGATTCCACCTGGAGAATCGGTGGATTTGTAATTGATGACCCAGCTTCAGAGCTGGATCCAATCAG GGATGTATTCTCTTGCccaattttgttttctttatggcaCATTAGGAGAACCTGGCTTAAAAATATAATCAAGAAATGCAGCAACAGTGAGGTACAGCGGGAAATGTTTATGCAACTAGGAAAAGTTATGTACAGTATCTGGAGTGAGAAAAATCCCATGGATGCTCTTGAGCAATTATTTCAAGACTTCGTTGACCAAACCACCTTCATACAATATTTCAAGTCCTTTTGGGTTCCCAAATTGG AGATGTGGATTGACACCATCAGAAGTCTTCCACTAGCAAGTCAGGAATCATCAGGCACTATTGAAGGTTACCATCTAAAGCTCAAGGTTAAAGCATATGATGACTCACAGCTTGATGCTCTCCAGCGTGTGGACTGGTTGGTGCATAAGCTCACAACAGAGCTCCATTCGAGTTACTGGCTCAATCTGTATGCGGATGAAAGCGGTTCATTTCCTGAGGTGAAAGCAGAGTACATTGCGTCCACTTCATGGCATAGAGCGCTGCAGATACCTGACGATGCTGTTATATTTGATGACAAGGAACCATTTTCAGCAAAGGTGACAAGCCAGAAGGATACTAGTCAGATGTGGACTGTCTGGAATCCTGGGTCTGAGTTTTCTCTTTGTGATTGTTCGTGGTCAATGCAGGGCAACCTATGTAAGCACATCATAAAGGTTAACATGATGTGTGGACCACGCAAGGATTTCCAGCCCTCGCTCTCATTTCAATCGTTTCAGCGTGTCCTACTTGATCTGTGGCAAAAACCCATGGATGATTCATTCTCACTCGATCTGTCAGTAGCATGGGTTATGCAAATGCAGGAGAGGATCCAGAAGGTGACTGAGCTTGCTACCGCTGACGGCATTGCGGAAGTATCTAACAGATTGCCGATTCAATGGACAAACAAGAAAGGGAGGAAAGTAGCTGCAAAGCGCACCAGCCCTTTACGTGTTCTTCCTCACTCCAATGGTATTGTGCAAAAGGATTTCACACCCAAGAAGaacagaaagagaaagaggTTGTCAACAGTCTCGGGTTAA